From the unidentified bacterial endosymbiont genome, one window contains:
- the mdtQ gene encoding multidrug resistance outer membrane protein MdtQ produces the protein MKRFRILSLSAPLVLLLAACAPEHATVFPIKTQVAAASVKTGFSHTEWPKNEWWKDYNDPELNALIAKALQDAPDMQIARQRITLAEAQAKATMAADGPQMDFSADVERQKMSAEGLMGPFAITDPAAGTTGPWYTNGTFGLTAGWDLDLWGKNRALVEARIGKVNAQKAEMAQTRQLLASSVARLYWQWQTQAAVGDILTEIKHQQESIIAVDRELYQHGITSSVEGVETDINASKTEQQLAEVRGKMKTIEARLDALTHASAITLTRHALPNVDAALPTTLGYELLARRADLQEAHWYIESSMSEVDAARAAFYPDINLMAFLQQDALHLSDLFRSSAQQMGVTGGLTLPIFDSGRLNASLDVAQAQNNLSVANYNKAVVDAVNQVARTASEVETLASKNQHQQQVEHDAARVVALAQARFRAGIIAGSRVSEAKIPALKEHLAALTLQGQYVDATLQLTSALGGGYHHG, from the coding sequence ATGAAACGTTTTCGTATTTTATCTCTGAGTGCTCCTCTGGTTTTATTGCTGGCAGCCTGCGCACCGGAACATGCCACGGTTTTCCCCATAAAAACGCAAGTGGCTGCGGCATCGGTTAAAACGGGGTTCAGTCATACCGAGTGGCCGAAAAATGAGTGGTGGAAAGACTATAACGATCCCGAGCTTAATGCGCTGATTGCAAAAGCCTTACAGGATGCGCCGGACATGCAAATTGCCCGCCAGCGTATTACGCTCGCCGAAGCTCAGGCAAAAGCCACCATGGCGGCTGACGGGCCGCAAATGGATTTTTCAGCGGATGTTGAACGCCAAAAAATGTCGGCGGAAGGGCTGATGGGGCCATTTGCTATTACCGATCCCGCCGCAGGGACCACCGGGCCATGGTACACCAACGGAACTTTTGGCCTGACCGCCGGCTGGGATCTCGATCTGTGGGGTAAAAATCGCGCGCTGGTGGAGGCCCGTATCGGCAAGGTCAACGCGCAAAAAGCGGAAATGGCGCAAACGCGTCAGTTGCTTGCCAGCAGCGTGGCGCGCCTCTACTGGCAGTGGCAAACGCAGGCTGCGGTGGGGGATATTCTTACGGAAATTAAACACCAGCAGGAAAGCATTATTGCTGTCGATCGCGAGCTGTATCAGCACGGGATCACCTCCTCTGTAGAAGGTGTCGAAACCGACATCAACGCCAGTAAAACGGAACAGCAGCTGGCAGAGGTGCGGGGCAAAATGAAAACCATAGAGGCGCGGCTGGACGCGCTGACTCATGCCTCCGCAATAACGCTCACGCGCCATGCGTTACCCAACGTCGACGCGGCGTTACCGACCACGCTGGGCTATGAGCTGCTCGCCCGTCGAGCGGATCTGCAGGAAGCGCACTGGTATATCGAATCCTCAATGAGCGAGGTGGATGCCGCCAGAGCCGCCTTCTACCCGGACATAAACCTGATGGCGTTTCTGCAGCAGGATGCGCTGCATCTGAGCGACCTGTTCCGCTCTTCCGCGCAGCAAATGGGCGTGACGGGCGGACTGACGCTCCCGATATTTGACAGCGGCAGGCTGAACGCCAGCCTGGATGTGGCCCAGGCGCAAAATAACCTTTCGGTTGCCAACTACAACAAAGCGGTGGTTGATGCGGTTAACCAGGTGGCGCGCACCGCCAGTGAAGTTGAAACCCTGGCGAGCAAAAACCAGCACCAGCAGCAGGTGGAGCATGATGCCGCACGCGTCGTGGCGCTGGCGCAGGCGCGTTTTCGTGCCGGAATTATTGCAGGCTCACGGGTCAGCGAAGCCAAAATACCGGCTCTTAAAGAACATCTTGCCGCCCTGACGCTGCAGGGGCAATATGTGGATGCCACGCTGCAACTCACCTCCGCGTTGGGTGGTGGCTACCACCATGGCTAA
- the licT gene encoding BglG family transcription antiterminator LicT: protein MKIAKILNNNVVVVQDERGCEQVVMGRGLAFQKRVGDALDTARVEKVFALQSDELVRRLGELLSQIPLDVMTTCDCIIGLAAQRLGKLQDSLYITLTDHCYFAIERQKKGLAIKNVLLWDIKRLYPKEFELGQEARAIIAKRLNVELAEDEAGFIALHLVTAQLNSEMPEVMHVTRVMQEILQLVKYQLQLEYDEESLSYQRFVTHLKFFAQRMLTRTVVEDDDVSLHTAVKDNYAKAWKCAEKIAQHLNKSYQRELTTEEIMFLAIHIERVRKEGR, encoded by the coding sequence ATGAAAATCGCCAAGATCCTCAATAATAATGTGGTGGTTGTTCAGGATGAACGTGGATGCGAACAGGTTGTGATGGGCCGTGGGCTGGCCTTTCAAAAACGCGTCGGCGATGCTCTTGATACTGCGCGGGTTGAAAAGGTGTTTGCACTACAGAGTGACGAACTGGTGCGTCGTCTTGGGGAATTACTGAGCCAGATTCCGCTGGACGTAATGACCACCTGTGATTGCATCATTGGGCTGGCGGCGCAGCGGCTGGGAAAACTGCAGGACAGTTTGTATATCACCTTAACCGACCACTGTTATTTTGCGATTGAACGCCAGAAGAAAGGGCTGGCAATTAAAAACGTGCTGCTGTGGGATATTAAACGGCTGTATCCGAAGGAGTTCGAATTAGGGCAGGAGGCTCGCGCCATAATCGCCAAACGCCTGAACGTCGAACTGGCGGAGGATGAGGCCGGTTTTATCGCTCTGCATCTGGTCACGGCACAGCTCAACAGTGAGATGCCGGAAGTGATGCACGTGACCCGGGTAATGCAAGAGATCCTGCAGCTGGTGAAGTACCAGCTGCAGCTTGAATATGACGAAGAGTCGCTCAGCTACCAGCGTTTTGTCACGCATCTGAAGTTTTTCGCCCAGCGGATGCTAACCCGCACCGTGGTGGAGGATGATGACGTTTCGCTGCATACGGCAGTAAAAGATAACTACGCGAAAGCGTGGAAATGTGCTGAAAAAATTGCACAACACCTGAACAAAAGCTATCAGCGTGAGCTGACAACCGAAGAAATTATGTTCCTCGCGATCCATATCGAGCGAGTGAGAAAAGAGGGGCGTTAA
- the dusC gene encoding tRNA dihydrouridine(16) synthase DusC has protein sequence MRVLLAPMEGVLDSLVRELLTEVNDYDLCVTEFLRVVDMLLPVKSFYRLCPELHRQSRTSSGTLVRIQLLGQYPEWLAENAARAVELGSYGVDLNCGCPSKMVNGSGGGATLLKDPDLIYRGAKAMREAVPSDLPVTVKVRLGWDSDARQFEIADAVQQAGASELVVHGRTKEDGYKAERINWQAIGEIRKRLDIPVIANGEIRDYASAQACLKETGCDAVMIGRGALNVPNLSRVIKYNEPRMPWDDVITLLQKYSRLEKQGDTGLYHVARIKQWLSYLRKEYSEALGLFQEIRTLQTSTDIARVIQSK, from the coding sequence ATGCGTGTTTTACTGGCCCCAATGGAAGGCGTGCTCGACTCCCTCGTGCGTGAACTTTTGACCGAGGTAAACGATTACGATCTCTGCGTAACGGAATTTCTGCGCGTGGTCGATATGTTGCTGCCAGTGAAATCCTTTTACCGGCTCTGTCCTGAGCTGCATCGCCAGAGCCGGACCTCCTCCGGCACGCTGGTGCGTATCCAGCTGTTAGGCCAGTACCCTGAGTGGCTGGCGGAAAATGCTGCCCGCGCGGTGGAGCTTGGCTCTTACGGGGTCGATCTCAACTGCGGCTGTCCGTCCAAAATGGTGAACGGCAGCGGTGGCGGCGCCACGCTGTTGAAAGATCCTGATTTGATTTACCGCGGTGCAAAAGCCATGCGTGAAGCGGTACCCTCTGATCTGCCGGTAACGGTTAAAGTGCGTCTGGGCTGGGACAGCGACGCGCGCCAGTTTGAAATTGCCGATGCGGTGCAGCAGGCGGGGGCAAGCGAGCTGGTGGTGCATGGGCGGACGAAAGAGGATGGTTATAAGGCCGAACGCATTAACTGGCAGGCCATCGGTGAGATCCGCAAACGACTCGACATTCCGGTTATCGCCAACGGTGAAATCCGGGATTATGCAAGTGCGCAGGCCTGTCTGAAAGAGACCGGCTGTGATGCGGTGATGATTGGCCGCGGTGCGCTGAACGTGCCGAACCTCAGCCGGGTTATAAAATATAACGAGCCGCGAATGCCGTGGGATGATGTGATAACCCTGCTGCAAAAATACAGCCGTCTCGAAAAACAGGGGGACACCGGTTTGTATCACGTTGCGCGTATTAAGCAGTGGCTAAGTTATTTACGCAAAGAATACAGCGAAGCGTTAGGATTATTCCAGGAGATCCGAACTTTGCAGACCTCGACCGATATTGCACGCGTGATCCAGTCAAAATAA
- a CDS encoding Yip1 family protein: MNHVWGLLSHPDREMHVIKSENETVAHHYTHHVLLMAAVPVICAFIGTTQIGWNFGDGTVIQLSWLTGLSLAILFYGVMLAGVAVMGRVIYWMARHYPQRPSLNRCMIFAGYVATPLFLSGIVALYPLVWLCALVGTLALFYTGYLLYLGVPTFLNINKDEGLSFSGSTLAIGVLVLEVLLALTVILWGYGYRLF, encoded by the coding sequence ATGAACCATGTCTGGGGACTCTTATCCCATCCCGATCGTGAAATGCATGTCATTAAAAGCGAGAACGAAACGGTCGCGCATCACTACACGCATCACGTGCTGCTGATGGCAGCGGTGCCGGTGATTTGCGCGTTTATAGGCACCACCCAAATCGGCTGGAACTTTGGTGATGGCACCGTAATCCAGCTTTCGTGGCTAACGGGTTTATCCCTGGCTATTCTGTTTTATGGCGTCATGCTTGCCGGGGTGGCCGTGATGGGGCGCGTTATCTACTGGATGGCGCGTCACTACCCGCAACGCCCGTCACTTAATCGCTGCATGATCTTCGCCGGATATGTCGCCACCCCGCTGTTCTTAAGCGGTATTGTTGCGCTCTATCCCCTTGTCTGGTTATGTGCGCTAGTCGGCACCCTGGCGCTCTTTTACACCGGTTATCTGCTGTATCTGGGCGTACCAACCTTCCTCAATATTAACAAAGATGAGGGCCTCAGCTTCTCCGGTTCGACGCTCGCCATCGGCGTGCTGGTGCTGGAGGTGTTACTGGCGCTGACTGTTATTCTGTGGGGTTATGGTTACCGTCTCTTCTAA
- a CDS encoding glycoside hydrolase family 1 protein produces the protein MKTFPDDFLWGGAVAANQVEGAYREDGKGLSTSDVQPQGVFGPVLERVAGDSGIKDVAIDFYHRYPEDIKLFAEMGFSCLRVSIAWTRIFPNGDEQQPNEAGLAFYDKLFDALAAHNITPLVTLSHYEMPWGLVKQYGGWGNRQTIGFFDRYARTVFARYKEKVKLWLTFNEINMSLHAPMTGVGLPETSSKSEVYQAIHHQLVASALAVKACHDIIPDAKIGNMLLGGLMYPLTCKPEDVLEALQENRAWQFFGDVQCRGAYPGYMLRFFRDNGIEVEITDTDREALKSTIDFISFSYYMTGCVTTDEALNQQARGNILSMVPNPHLASSEWGWQIDPIGLRTLLNVLWDRYQKPLFIVENGLGAKDKPDANGVVQDDYRISYLNDHLVQVCEAIDDGVEVMGYTSWGPIDLVSASKAELSKRYGFIYVDRDDSGNGTLARSRKKSFHWYKEVITTKGASLKA, from the coding sequence ATGAAAACTTTCCCGGATGATTTTTTATGGGGCGGCGCGGTTGCTGCCAATCAGGTAGAAGGGGCCTACAGGGAGGATGGCAAAGGGCTGTCCACCTCAGACGTCCAGCCGCAGGGGGTTTTCGGCCCGGTGCTGGAGCGCGTCGCGGGCGACAGCGGCATTAAAGATGTCGCCATCGACTTCTATCACCGCTACCCGGAGGACATCAAACTGTTTGCCGAAATGGGCTTTAGCTGCCTGCGCGTCTCCATTGCCTGGACGCGCATTTTCCCGAACGGTGACGAACAGCAGCCCAATGAAGCGGGTCTGGCCTTTTACGACAAGTTGTTTGACGCGCTGGCCGCGCATAACATTACCCCGCTCGTCACGCTGTCGCATTATGAAATGCCGTGGGGGCTGGTGAAGCAGTACGGCGGTTGGGGCAACCGTCAGACTATCGGCTTCTTTGACCGCTATGCCCGTACCGTCTTTGCGCGCTACAAAGAGAAGGTGAAGCTGTGGCTCACCTTCAACGAGATCAACATGTCCCTGCACGCGCCGATGACCGGCGTGGGTCTGCCGGAAACCAGCAGCAAAAGCGAGGTGTATCAGGCTATCCACCATCAGCTGGTGGCCAGCGCGCTGGCCGTAAAAGCCTGCCACGACATCATCCCGGATGCGAAAATCGGCAACATGCTGTTGGGCGGCCTGATGTATCCGCTGACCTGCAAGCCGGAGGATGTGCTGGAAGCGCTACAGGAAAACCGCGCCTGGCAATTCTTTGGCGATGTGCAGTGCCGTGGCGCGTATCCGGGCTATATGTTGCGCTTCTTCCGCGATAACGGTATCGAGGTTGAGATAACCGATACTGACCGTGAGGCGTTAAAATCGACCATCGATTTTATCTCGTTCAGCTACTACATGACCGGGTGCGTCACCACCGATGAAGCGCTCAACCAGCAGGCGCGCGGCAATATCCTCAGCATGGTGCCGAACCCGCACCTTGCAAGCTCCGAATGGGGCTGGCAGATTGACCCGATCGGCCTGCGTACGCTGCTTAACGTGCTGTGGGATCGCTATCAGAAACCGCTGTTTATCGTGGAAAATGGCCTGGGTGCGAAGGACAAACCGGACGCTAACGGCGTGGTGCAGGATGACTATCGTATCAGCTACCTTAACGATCACCTGGTGCAGGTGTGTGAAGCTATTGATGATGGCGTTGAGGTGATGGGCTACACCAGTTGGGGGCCGATAGACCTGGTGAGCGCCTCTAAAGCCGAACTGTCCAAGCGCTACGGCTTTATTTATGTCGATCGTGATGACAGCGGAAACGGCACCTTAGCGCGTAGCCGCAAGAAGAGTTTTCACTGGTATAAAGAGGTGATTACCACGAAAGGCGCTTCGCTGAAAGCGTAA
- a CDS encoding DedA family protein produces MDINGLIEQYGYAALVIGSVAEGETITLLGGVAAHQGLLTFPLVVAAVALGGMIGDQLLYFLGLRFGPALLKRFAKHQKKIRRAQRLIQRHPYLFVIGTRFMYGFRIIGPILIGASRLSPKIFLPLNILGAIAWALIFTTLGYVGGEVIGPWLHHLDQHIKHWAWLILVVAAVIAARLWLKYREKMRGEE; encoded by the coding sequence ATGGATATTAATGGACTTATTGAACAATATGGATACGCCGCGCTGGTGATCGGCAGCGTTGCAGAAGGCGAAACTATCACGCTTTTGGGCGGTGTCGCCGCGCATCAGGGGCTGCTCACATTTCCGCTGGTGGTGGCTGCCGTGGCGCTGGGCGGCATGATTGGCGACCAGTTGCTCTATTTTCTCGGGCTGCGCTTCGGCCCTGCGCTGCTTAAGCGGTTCGCGAAGCATCAAAAGAAAATACGTCGTGCCCAGAGGCTGATCCAGCGTCATCCTTATCTGTTTGTCATTGGCACCCGCTTTATGTACGGTTTTCGCATTATCGGCCCGATACTGATTGGTGCGAGCCGGTTATCACCGAAAATTTTCCTGCCGCTGAATATCCTTGGCGCGATCGCCTGGGCGCTGATTTTCACCACGCTCGGCTATGTGGGCGGAGAAGTTATTGGCCCGTGGCTGCACCATCTTGACCAGCATATTAAACACTGGGCGTGGCTGATTCTGGTGGTAGCGGCGGTGATTGCGGCGCGGCTGTGGCTGAAGTATCGGGAGAAGATGCGTGGAGAGGAGTGA
- a CDS encoding carbohydrate porin: MADKNILYALALLTFSPLAIAQDWNGTVLGFEAPPDPVLGEMLGMRKILNDNGFTYTLGYLNEIAWNGGGGYNSDPHVAYIDQFALTFNQDLERWTGISDARIEGNIVNRNHDDNLTTKRVQDPRVNFNDLTQESWGGQSITRLGWLTFARSFDDRRLTWRIGMMNKVQTFDQIIPCDFQLLSQCGGKSANSLTWNNWNVHTWGTTLEYKVTPTVTVKGGVMEQNPNAASRSHAWSGSTKGSKGVLLPVEIEARPQINGLPGAYNLGVLFTNAPQTDLWRGKSGGAGASDLHGYEKHNRTWFMYAGLNQQLTRHQDDPNRGLSTSVSMSLADQSTNYMHQVYAASLRYRGLFDARPQDWIGFGLTWIDMSNQYARNQRYMNSLSGVTDYTRPAYHPVPGHSLNGEFYYRFRPVAWLELQPGIQYWHRPGGIARTQDAWVTELKTVVTF, translated from the coding sequence ATGGCAGATAAAAATATTCTTTATGCGCTGGCTTTATTGACGTTTTCCCCGCTTGCAATCGCGCAGGACTGGAATGGAACGGTATTAGGATTTGAAGCCCCGCCGGATCCGGTTCTGGGGGAGATGCTGGGCATGCGTAAAATCCTTAATGATAATGGATTTACCTACACTCTCGGCTACCTGAATGAAATTGCCTGGAACGGCGGCGGTGGCTACAACTCTGACCCACACGTGGCCTATATCGATCAGTTTGCGCTGACCTTCAATCAGGACCTTGAACGCTGGACGGGCATTTCCGATGCGCGCATCGAAGGGAATATTGTTAACCGCAACCACGACGACAATCTCACCACCAAACGCGTCCAGGATCCGCGGGTCAACTTCAACGATCTTACCCAGGAGAGCTGGGGTGGGCAGTCTATTACCCGCCTGGGATGGCTGACGTTTGCGCGCAGCTTTGACGACAGGCGCCTGACGTGGCGTATCGGGATGATGAATAAAGTGCAGACCTTCGATCAGATAATCCCCTGTGACTTCCAACTGCTCTCTCAGTGCGGCGGAAAATCGGCTAACTCGCTTACCTGGAACAACTGGAACGTCCATACATGGGGGACAACGCTGGAGTACAAGGTAACGCCGACGGTCACCGTAAAAGGTGGCGTGATGGAACAAAACCCGAATGCCGCCAGCCGCAGCCATGCGTGGAGTGGGTCGACGAAGGGCAGTAAAGGGGTACTGCTGCCGGTCGAGATCGAAGCGCGTCCACAGATTAACGGGCTTCCAGGGGCCTATAACCTGGGCGTGCTGTTTACCAACGCGCCGCAAACCGACCTCTGGCGCGGGAAATCGGGCGGGGCGGGGGCGAGCGATCTGCACGGTTACGAGAAGCATAACCGTACCTGGTTTATGTACGCCGGTTTGAATCAGCAGCTTACGCGGCATCAGGACGACCCGAACCGCGGACTGAGCACCTCTGTCAGTATGAGCCTTGCCGATCAAAGCACAAACTACATGCACCAGGTTTATGCCGCCTCGCTTCGCTATCGCGGGCTGTTTGACGCCCGACCGCAGGACTGGATTGGCTTCGGTCTGACCTGGATCGATATGAGCAACCAGTACGCGCGCAATCAGCGTTATATGAACAGCCTGAGCGGCGTGACAGACTATACCCGTCCGGCGTATCACCCGGTTCCGGGACATTCCCTCAACGGCGAGTTTTACTATCGTTTTCGGCCGGTTGCATGGTTAGAGCTGCAGCCGGGTATCCAGTACTGGCACCGTCCTGGCGGGATTGCACGTACCCAGGATGCATGGGTCACAGAGCTAAAAACCGTGGTGACCTTCTGA
- a CDS encoding CidA/LrgA family protein, giving the protein MSKSLNTVWRYLRAFVLIYACLYAGIFIASLLPITIPGSIIGMLILFVLLALQVLPAKWVDPGCFVLIRYMALLFVPIGVGVMQYYDLLKAQFGPIVVSCAVSTLVVFLVVSWSSHLVHGERKVIGEKTKK; this is encoded by the coding sequence ATGAGCAAATCATTAAATACTGTCTGGCGCTATCTTCGCGCTTTCGTCCTCATTTACGCCTGCCTGTACGCCGGGATTTTCATCGCTTCCCTGCTGCCTATTACTATTCCCGGCAGCATTATCGGGATGCTGATCCTCTTTGTGCTGCTGGCGCTGCAGGTTTTACCCGCAAAGTGGGTGGACCCGGGTTGCTTCGTGCTGATTCGTTATATGGCGCTGCTGTTTGTGCCGATAGGCGTTGGGGTTATGCAATATTACGATTTGCTCAAAGCACAGTTCGGGCCGATTGTCGTCTCCTGCGCGGTTAGCACCCTGGTGGTGTTCCTGGTGGTGAGCTGGAGTTCACATCTGGTGCATGGCGAACGAAAAGTGATCGGGGAGAAAACCAAAAAATGA
- the pbpG gene encoding D-alanyl-D-alanine endopeptidase, which translates to MLKFRVSLLSLALILGSSVTAPALAKTPAATPAAAQPQIASGSAMIVDLNTNKVVYASHPDLVRPIASITKLMTAMVVLDARLPLDEKLNVDISHTPEMKGIYSRVRLNSEISRKNMLLLALMSSENRAAASLAHHYPGGYNAFIRAMNAKAKSLGMNHTRFVEPTGLSIDNVSTARDLTKMLIASKQYPLIGQLSTTREEMATFAKPVYTLPFRNTNHLVYRENWNIQLTKTGFTNAAGHCLVMRTVFNGKPVALVVMDAFGKYTHFADASRLRTWIETGKVQPVPAAALSYKKQKAQQMATAQND; encoded by the coding sequence ATGCTGAAATTCAGAGTCTCATTACTTAGCCTTGCGCTGATCCTTGGGAGCAGCGTTACCGCGCCCGCGTTGGCTAAAACGCCTGCGGCAACCCCCGCAGCTGCGCAGCCGCAAATTGCCTCCGGCAGCGCGATGATCGTTGATCTCAATACGAACAAAGTTGTCTACGCCAGCCATCCGGATCTGGTGCGCCCGATCGCCTCAATTACCAAATTAATGACCGCGATGGTCGTGCTTGATGCACGTCTGCCGCTGGACGAAAAACTTAACGTCGATATCAGCCACACGCCGGAGATGAAAGGGATCTATTCCCGCGTGCGTCTGAACAGTGAAATCAGCCGCAAAAATATGCTGCTGCTGGCGCTTATGTCTTCCGAAAACCGCGCGGCAGCGAGCCTGGCGCATCATTATCCGGGCGGCTACAACGCATTTATTCGTGCGATGAATGCAAAAGCCAAATCGCTGGGAATGAACCATACCCGCTTCGTGGAGCCGACGGGTCTGTCGATTGACAACGTTTCAACGGCGCGGGATTTGACGAAGATGCTGATTGCCAGCAAACAGTATCCGCTGATTGGCCAGCTCAGCACCACGCGTGAGGAGATGGCAACCTTTGCGAAGCCGGTTTATACGCTGCCGTTCCGTAATACCAACCATCTGGTGTACCGCGAGAACTGGAATATCCAGTTAACCAAAACCGGATTTACCAATGCGGCGGGTCACTGCCTGGTGATGCGCACCGTTTTCAACGGTAAGCCGGTGGCGCTGGTGGTAATGGATGCGTTTGGAAAATATACCCATTTCGCGGATGCAAGCCGCCTGCGCACCTGGATTGAAACCGGGAAAGTGCAGCCTGTTCCGGCTGCCGCGCTGAGTTATAAAAAGCAAAAAGCACAACAGATGGCAACCGCGCAAAACGATTGA
- a CDS encoding SDR family oxidoreductase — protein sequence MTRVAIVTASDSGIGKTTALMLAERGFDIGVTWHSDEKGALETCREIEAQGQRAEAIQLDLSTLPEGAKAIKTLIDRFGQLDVLINNAGAMTKAPFLDMAFDDWRNIFTVDVDGAFLCSQIAARQMVRQGKGGRIVNITSVHEHTPLPDASAYTAAKHALGGLTKSMALELVKYNILVNAVAPGAIATPMNDMNDSAVKAGSMPNIPLARPGHTREIASLVAWLCDSDASYTTGQSFIIDGGFMLANPQFKPAQ from the coding sequence ATGACCCGAGTAGCGATTGTTACCGCATCGGATTCCGGAATCGGCAAAACCACGGCGCTTATGCTGGCTGAGCGCGGGTTTGATATTGGCGTGACCTGGCATTCAGATGAAAAAGGCGCGCTGGAAACCTGTCGTGAAATTGAAGCACAGGGGCAGCGTGCAGAGGCTATCCAGCTGGATTTAAGTACCCTGCCGGAAGGGGCAAAGGCGATTAAAACCCTGATCGACCGTTTTGGTCAGCTAGACGTGCTGATTAATAATGCTGGCGCAATGACCAAAGCGCCTTTTCTGGATATGGCGTTTGACGACTGGCGGAACATTTTCACCGTTGACGTAGACGGCGCGTTTCTTTGCTCACAAATTGCCGCTCGCCAGATGGTGAGGCAGGGGAAAGGGGGGCGTATCGTGAATATCACCTCTGTCCATGAACACACGCCGCTGCCGGATGCCAGCGCTTACACCGCGGCTAAACATGCCTTGGGCGGGTTGACCAAATCCATGGCGCTGGAGCTGGTGAAGTACAATATCCTGGTTAACGCCGTTGCGCCCGGCGCTATTGCAACCCCGATGAACGATATGAATGACAGCGCAGTGAAGGCGGGCTCAATGCCGAACATCCCGCTGGCGAGGCCCGGGCACACCAGGGAGATTGCCAGCCTGGTGGCGTGGCTGTGTGACAGCGATGCCAGCTATACCACCGGACAATCGTTTATTATTGATGGCGGATTTATGCTGGCGAATCCGCAGTTTAAACCAGCCCAGTAG